From Bacteroidales bacterium, one genomic window encodes:
- a CDS encoding glycosyltransferase family 2 protein: MKIGVIISTYNNPAWLEKTLWGYLNQTRPADEILIADDGSTDETRKLIESFTEKSAASNHGTLPIKHIWQEDRGFQKSQILNKALVAATAEYLIFTDQDCVPRKDFIATHERYAEKNYILSGGYFRLPMDISKQLTMSDVASGNAFSYKWLKAQGLKWNFKCTKLIKCPAFCKFMNFITPAKATWNGCNASGWREDMLAVNGYNEEMHYGGQDREFGERLFNMGLKSKQIRYSAILLHLDHKRPYKTPETLQHNREIRNNTKLNHIIQTPNGINKL, translated from the coding sequence ATGAAAATTGGAGTAATCATATCTACGTATAATAATCCGGCGTGGCTGGAAAAAACCTTGTGGGGTTACCTTAACCAGACAAGGCCGGCGGATGAGATTTTGATTGCTGATGACGGCAGCACGGATGAGACGCGCAAGTTGATTGAGAGCTTCACGGAAAAGTCCGCGGCAAGCAACCACGGCACCCTTCCAATCAAACATATCTGGCAGGAAGACAGAGGTTTCCAGAAGTCGCAAATTTTAAACAAAGCTCTGGTTGCGGCAACCGCAGAGTACCTGATTTTTACTGACCAGGACTGCGTGCCCCGCAAAGATTTCATTGCAACTCATGAGCGTTATGCGGAGAAAAACTATATACTGTCTGGAGGCTATTTTAGGCTCCCGATGGATATTAGCAAGCAGCTCACAATGTCAGATGTCGCATCTGGCAATGCCTTCAGTTATAAATGGTTAAAAGCGCAGGGGCTCAAATGGAATTTTAAGTGCACCAAGCTGATTAAGTGTCCCGCCTTTTGCAAATTCATGAATTTTATAACGCCTGCAAAGGCAACATGGAACGGCTGCAATGCCTCAGGATGGAGAGAAGATATGCTTGCCGTCAACGGCTATAATGAAGAGATGCATTACGGCGGACAAGACAGGGAATTTGGAGAGAGACTCTTTAATATGGGATTGAAATCCAAGCAGATACGTTATTCAGCAATACTGCTGCACTTGGATCACAAGCGCCCTTACAAAACGCCGGAGACATTGCAACACAACAGAGAAATCCGCAACAACACAAAGCTCAATCACATCATCCAGACTCCAAACGGAATTAATAAACTATAA
- the fabD gene encoding ACP S-malonyltransferase translates to MKAYVFPGQGAQFTGMGQELYNSNPLAKKLFDESNDILGFNLVDIMFKGTAEELKQTKVTQPAIFVHSVALAKCLPDFKPDMVAGHSLGEFSALTAAGGLSFEEGLQLVAKRAFAMQKACELKPSTMAAVLGMDDAKIEEICKQTPGIVVAANYNSHGQVVISGEIEAVAKAGEAMKAAGAKRVVPLVVGGAFHSPCMEPARVELAEAIEKAQISKPVCPVYQNVDAQPHSDPAEIKKNLLIQLTHPVRWAQIVENMVKDGANEFVELGPGSVLQGLVKKLAPEGTIISGKQ, encoded by the coding sequence ATGAAAGCATACGTTTTCCCCGGACAAGGGGCGCAATTTACAGGAATGGGTCAGGAACTGTACAACAGTAATCCGCTGGCTAAGAAACTGTTTGATGAGTCAAATGATATTTTGGGATTTAACCTTGTAGACATCATGTTCAAGGGAACCGCGGAAGAGCTTAAGCAGACCAAGGTTACACAGCCTGCAATTTTTGTTCACTCCGTTGCTCTTGCAAAGTGTCTTCCGGATTTTAAACCTGATATGGTTGCAGGTCACTCACTTGGAGAGTTTTCCGCACTAACGGCAGCCGGCGGTTTGAGTTTTGAGGAGGGACTTCAGCTTGTTGCAAAGCGTGCGTTTGCAATGCAGAAAGCCTGTGAACTTAAGCCATCTACAATGGCCGCCGTTCTTGGAATGGATGATGCAAAGATTGAAGAAATTTGCAAACAGACTCCCGGAATTGTTGTAGCAGCAAACTACAACTCTCACGGACAAGTTGTGATAAGCGGTGAAATTGAGGCAGTTGCAAAGGCAGGAGAAGCCATGAAAGCAGCGGGTGCAAAACGCGTTGTTCCATTGGTAGTTGGAGGCGCATTCCACTCACCTTGCATGGAACCAGCACGCGTAGAACTAGCAGAAGCAATTGAGAAAGCACAAATCAGCAAGCCCGTATGCCCTGTATATCAAAATGTTGATGCACAGCCACATTCAGACCCTGCTGAGATTAAGAAGAACTTGTTAATCCAGCTTACCCATCCGGTACGCTGGGCTCAGATAGTTGAAAACATGGTCAAAGACGGAGCCAATGAATTTGTAGAACTTGGGCCAGGCTCTGTCCTTCAAGGACTTGTAAAGAAACTTGCACCGGAAGGCACCATTATTTCCGGTAAGCAATAA
- a CDS encoding oxaloacetate decarboxylase, which translates to MAREIKFSLLYRDMWQSSGKYVPKVSMLKQIAPVIIDMGCFDRVETNGGAFEQVNLLFGENPNTAVREWTAPFNKAGIQTHMLERGLNALRMFPVPDDVRALMCKVKKAQGVDIMRSFCGLNDHRNLKGSVIHAKEAGMISQVALSITHSPIHTVEYYMGVVDKVVEYGADEIALKDMAGIGRPVFLGRLVKAIKDKYPHIKVQYHGHSGPGFSVASMLEVARAGAEYIDVAMEPLSWGKIHPDVITIQAMLKDAGFLVKDINMKAYMEARRLTQSFIDDYLGYWIAPGNHMMTSLLVGCGLPGGMMGSMMADLKGFQGAINASLRNQGKPELGINDLVIKLFDEVAYVWPKLGYPPLVTPFSQYVKNTSLMNLMHMLKGEPRWGTIDKDTMNMILGKMGKLPGPLAPEIVDIVKQKGLEFYTGVPQDAFPNELPKYEQMMKEKGWERGQDDEELFELAMHETQYLDYKSGVAKQRFEKELEAAKAKANAPIIVERPVVEMPTFDVNKIVEQHPNAKPIQATVKGQVVWQYDVADKSMAPVVGTAVKAGQTVCFVQAFYGQEEIKAPADGKLVVICAKQGQKVEKNEIIAFVE; encoded by the coding sequence ATGGCTAGAGAAATAAAGTTCTCCCTTCTTTACAGGGACATGTGGCAATCTTCCGGCAAGTACGTGCCGAAAGTCTCTATGTTAAAGCAAATTGCACCGGTCATTATAGATATGGGCTGCTTTGATAGAGTTGAAACTAATGGCGGCGCTTTTGAGCAGGTAAACTTGCTTTTTGGAGAGAATCCTAATACCGCAGTAAGAGAGTGGACAGCACCATTCAATAAGGCTGGCATTCAGACACATATGCTAGAGCGCGGACTTAATGCACTTAGAATGTTCCCCGTTCCCGATGATGTTCGCGCACTTATGTGCAAAGTTAAAAAGGCTCAGGGTGTGGACATTATGCGTTCATTCTGCGGATTGAACGACCACCGCAATTTGAAAGGTTCTGTTATTCACGCAAAAGAGGCCGGGATGATTTCTCAGGTTGCTCTAAGTATCACACACTCACCTATTCACACAGTTGAATATTATATGGGCGTTGTAGATAAAGTTGTTGAATACGGCGCAGATGAGATTGCTCTTAAGGATATGGCGGGTATTGGACGTCCTGTATTTTTGGGCAGATTAGTTAAGGCTATTAAAGATAAATATCCTCATATAAAAGTTCAGTATCACGGTCACTCAGGCCCCGGATTTTCAGTAGCTTCCATGCTTGAAGTTGCAAGAGCGGGCGCCGAATATATTGACGTGGCTATGGAACCTCTTTCTTGGGGAAAGATTCATCCGGATGTTATCACAATTCAGGCAATGTTAAAGGATGCCGGCTTCCTTGTTAAGGACATCAACATGAAAGCATACATGGAGGCTCGCCGTTTAACTCAATCATTTATAGATGATTATCTTGGATACTGGATTGCACCGGGCAACCACATGATGACATCACTTCTTGTAGGCTGCGGACTTCCTGGCGGAATGATGGGCTCTATGATGGCAGACTTGAAAGGTTTCCAGGGAGCTATAAATGCTTCATTAAGAAATCAGGGCAAGCCGGAACTTGGTATCAATGACCTTGTTATAAAGTTGTTTGATGAGGTTGCATACGTTTGGCCTAAGCTGGGTTATCCTCCATTGGTTACTCCGTTTAGCCAGTATGTAAAGAACACTTCTTTGATGAACTTGATGCATATGCTTAAGGGTGAGCCGCGTTGGGGCACCATAGATAAGGATACAATGAACATGATTCTTGGTAAGATGGGCAAGCTGCCTGGGCCGTTGGCTCCTGAGATTGTGGACATTGTAAAGCAGAAGGGTCTTGAGTTCTACACAGGAGTTCCTCAAGATGCATTCCCTAACGAGCTTCCTAAATATGAGCAGATGATGAAGGAGAAAGGCTGGGAGCGCGGACAAGATGACGAGGAGTTATTTGAGCTTGCAATGCATGAGACTCAGTATCTTGATTATAAGAGCGGAGTTGCTAAACAGCGTTTTGAGAAAGAGCTGGAAGCTGCTAAGGCTAAGGCAAATGCGCCAATCATTGTTGAGCGTCCGGTTGTTGAGATGCCTACATTTGATGTCAATAAAATTGTTGAGCAGCATCCAAACGCAAAACCAATTCAGGCAACTGTCAAAGGACAAGTTGTTTGGCAGTATGACGTTGCAGACAAATCCATGGCTCCGGTTGTCGGAACCGCTGTAAAGGCCGGACAGACAGTATGTTTTGTTCAGGCATTCTATGGCCAGGAAGAAATCAAGGCACCTGCTGACGGCAAGCTTGTAGTAATTTGCGCAAAGCAAGGCCAGAAAGTAGAAAAGAATGAAATTATTGCGTTTGTGGAGTAA
- a CDS encoding homocysteine S-methyltransferase family protein, giving the protein MERISRAEIERRMQNHILILDGGLGTLIQQRKLSKDGNMDMLNLINPDGIMQIHKDYIAAGAEIITTNTFSSTRISQKEYGTADKVYELNKRGAEIARRAAEESESQDAQDAESQDAAEPSERMERSDFKRAGYCKSGDSASNRGSEESVRRTLVAGSMGPTIKSLSLSPDVTKPEYRSISFDEMAAAFKEQAEGLIDGGADILLLESCYDGLNAEAALYAIHQAQVEKGTDIPVMVSATINDKTGRLLTGQKVEAFFTAISHYKLLTFGLNCSFGAKDLMPFVEELSNFCSEFYGDSKGCGISIYPNAGLPNEMGEYDETPEYTAACIKEVAQKGCINIAGGCCGTTPEHIRAIANALKDCKPRETKSVGSTKDNLYVSGLENLLINRKINNFINIGERTNVAGSAKFARLVREQNWGEAAKIAAKQIEDGATVIDINTDDTMLNGSELMQNFLRYIAGEPEIAKVPLMIDSSNWETILAGVKNCSGKCIVNSISLKDGEEEFVRRATELFYLGAAVIVMAFDEEGQALTYERKIQICKRAYDILTQRVGFAPSDIIFDCNILTIATGMSEHDNYAVDFIRAVRWIKENLQGAKTSGGVSNLSFAFRGNNKVREAMHSVFLYHAIAAGLDMAIVNPSMLQVYDDIEPELLARVEAVVMNDASKFPTVSGSAASLSPTELLVEVATRIKEDEFAAKENSSDLSEPAAKQHASSDLSEPARLKSLRSMRSLGSTGSSESAGSNSAEHSSAGSSESTGSSNSAEPQNIAAVLKHKLIKGDSSDIESLLQKGLTQSASPVSLIEGPLMDGMEAVGKMFGEGKMFLPQVVKSARVMQAAVNFLQPFIEKYNAGTSSVGNKNILSQPVIILATAKGDIHDIGKNIVSIILTCNNFKVIDLGVMVENQKIVDEAIKNKADLIGVSGLITPSLKQMENLAALLEENKERMLKELGYLIPLAVGGATTSAIHTAVNIAPLYSGTVVYGGDASKAAVVYKKLVNDFGGHARDISSASGTIPDDYLPGNYSAIIKHEQREIRRSYKWRNARKLTVAEARARAPHFAPDSYVQPDGYGENNLFAKNLNLGDIVGRIDWTGFFNFWGFKGKYPEVAYKNEEAEKLYDQALACVAEMTADGSAEASVMLKFFDAAADAEDVIHIYENLKEGESSVGRKIIAEIPVPRQVVEGSEYLSLADFIAPEGYTSRVGIFVLKVEDRRAEQLDHKSFEYLLRYSICARLAEALADWMQAQVDGSAQTASDVQAAAAVQIASDAQAAAAVQRLHIIRPAFGYPVCPDHSLKRMAFNLLRVQDRMDIKLTESNAIIPTTSICGMLIAHPDARFFDI; this is encoded by the coding sequence ATGGAACGGATTTCACGCGCAGAAATAGAGAGGCGGATGCAGAATCATATCTTGATTCTTGATGGCGGCCTCGGTACTTTGATTCAGCAGCGCAAGCTCTCAAAGGATGGCAACATGGATATGTTGAACCTTATTAATCCCGATGGTATCATGCAGATACACAAGGATTACATAGCAGCCGGAGCGGAAATCATAACAACAAACACATTCAGCAGCACCCGCATATCCCAAAAAGAATACGGCACTGCCGATAAAGTCTACGAGCTCAACAAACGCGGCGCAGAAATCGCCAGGCGTGCAGCAGAAGAGTCAGAATCTCAAGACGCACAGGATGCAGAATCTCAAGACGCAGCAGAGCCTAGCGAGCGCATGGAGCGCAGCGACTTTAAGCGAGCAGGCTACTGCAAGTCTGGAGATTCTGCCAGCAACAGAGGGTCAGAGGAGTCTGTCCGCCGCACACTTGTGGCAGGATCCATGGGCCCCACAATCAAATCCTTATCGCTGTCTCCAGACGTCACCAAACCCGAATACCGCAGCATCTCGTTTGATGAAATGGCCGCAGCATTCAAGGAACAAGCTGAAGGTCTGATAGATGGTGGAGCTGATATTTTGCTGTTGGAATCCTGCTATGACGGACTCAATGCAGAGGCTGCCCTTTATGCAATCCATCAGGCACAAGTAGAAAAAGGCACAGACATTCCCGTAATGGTCTCAGCTACAATAAATGATAAGACGGGACGTTTGCTGACCGGACAAAAAGTTGAAGCATTTTTTACGGCAATCTCACATTATAAACTATTAACTTTTGGTCTCAACTGTTCTTTTGGCGCAAAAGATTTAATGCCGTTTGTTGAGGAGCTGAGCAATTTTTGCAGTGAATTTTATGGAGACTCAAAAGGCTGTGGCATAAGTATTTATCCAAATGCGGGACTTCCGAATGAGATGGGCGAGTATGATGAAACTCCGGAGTACACGGCGGCCTGCATCAAAGAAGTTGCACAGAAGGGATGCATAAATATTGCGGGCGGATGCTGCGGTACAACACCGGAGCATATTCGTGCAATTGCCAATGCCTTAAAAGATTGCAAGCCAAGAGAGACAAAATCTGTCGGGAGTACAAAAGATAATTTATATGTCAGCGGACTAGAGAATTTGCTGATAAACAGAAAGATAAACAACTTCATAAATATAGGTGAGAGGACTAATGTGGCGGGCAGCGCCAAGTTTGCAAGGCTGGTGAGAGAGCAAAATTGGGGCGAGGCGGCAAAGATTGCGGCAAAGCAAATTGAGGACGGTGCAACTGTGATTGATATCAATACGGATGATACTATGCTCAATGGCAGCGAGCTGATGCAGAACTTCTTACGTTATATTGCGGGTGAGCCGGAGATTGCAAAAGTTCCGCTGATGATTGACTCTTCAAACTGGGAAACTATTCTTGCGGGGGTGAAAAATTGCAGCGGAAAATGCATTGTGAATTCTATAAGTTTGAAGGACGGGGAGGAGGAATTTGTGCGCCGCGCAACTGAACTTTTTTATCTGGGCGCCGCTGTGATTGTAATGGCGTTTGATGAAGAGGGTCAGGCACTTACGTATGAGCGCAAAATCCAAATTTGCAAGCGCGCTTATGATATTTTAACTCAGCGCGTAGGCTTTGCTCCAAGCGATATAATTTTTGATTGCAACATTTTGACTATTGCAACGGGGATGTCGGAGCATGATAATTATGCCGTTGATTTTATACGCGCAGTGCGCTGGATTAAAGAGAATTTGCAGGGTGCGAAAACTTCCGGCGGTGTCTCAAATTTGTCTTTTGCATTCCGCGGAAACAACAAAGTGCGCGAGGCAATGCACTCCGTATTTTTATATCACGCCATCGCAGCCGGTTTGGATATGGCTATTGTAAATCCTTCTATGTTACAGGTTTATGATGATATAGAGCCGGAGCTGCTGGCCAGGGTGGAGGCGGTTGTGATGAATGATGCTTCTAAGTTCCCGACAGTTTCTGGTTCTGCTGCATCGCTTTCGCCTACTGAGTTGCTTGTGGAGGTTGCCACTAGAATTAAAGAAGATGAGTTTGCTGCAAAGGAAAATTCTTCTGACCTGTCGGAGCCTGCTGCAAAACAGCATGCTTCCTCGGACCTGTCGGAGCCTGCTCGTTTAAAGTCGCTGCGCTCCATGCGCTCGCTAGGCTCGACAGGGTCCTCAGAATCAGCAGGCAGCAACTCCGCAGAGCACAGCTCCGCAGGGTCTTCAGAATCAACGGGCAGCAGCAACTCCGCAGAGCCACAAAATATTGCAGCAGTTCTGAAACACAAGCTAATCAAAGGAGATTCAAGTGATATTGAGTCCCTGTTGCAAAAAGGATTGACTCAGTCCGCCTCACCGGTTTCTCTGATTGAGGGTCCGCTGATGGATGGAATGGAAGCGGTAGGGAAAATGTTTGGTGAGGGGAAAATGTTTCTGCCTCAAGTGGTTAAGAGCGCCCGCGTGATGCAGGCTGCTGTGAATTTCTTGCAGCCGTTCATTGAAAAATATAATGCCGGCACATCATCTGTCGGGAATAAAAATATTTTATCACAGCCTGTCATAATTCTGGCAACGGCAAAAGGGGATATCCACGATATTGGGAAAAATATTGTTTCAATTATTTTGACATGCAATAATTTCAAAGTGATTGACCTTGGAGTAATGGTTGAGAATCAGAAGATTGTAGATGAGGCTATAAAAAACAAAGCGGATTTGATAGGGGTGAGCGGTTTGATTACGCCATCTTTGAAACAGATGGAAAATCTTGCTGCGCTGCTGGAGGAGAATAAAGAGAGAATGCTCAAAGAGCTTGGCTATCTGATTCCGCTTGCAGTTGGCGGCGCCACAACTTCCGCAATTCACACTGCGGTTAATATCGCTCCATTATACAGTGGAACAGTCGTTTATGGCGGCGATGCCTCAAAGGCGGCGGTTGTTTACAAGAAACTTGTGAATGATTTTGGAGGTCATGCCCGCGATATTTCTAGTGCGTCCGGTACAATTCCGGATGACTATTTGCCGGGAAATTATTCCGCAATTATCAAGCATGAACAACGTGAAATCCGTCGCAGCTACAAATGGCGCAATGCTCGCAAACTGACTGTTGCTGAAGCGCGTGCGAGGGCTCCTCATTTTGCTCCCGACAGTTATGTTCAGCCGGATGGTTATGGGGAGAATAATCTTTTTGCAAAAAATTTGAATCTTGGAGATATTGTTGGAAGGATTGACTGGACCGGGTTCTTTAATTTTTGGGGATTCAAAGGAAAATATCCGGAGGTAGCTTACAAGAATGAAGAGGCTGAAAAGCTTTATGACCAAGCACTTGCATGTGTTGCCGAGATGACTGCCGATGGCTCCGCAGAGGCGAGTGTGATGCTTAAGTTTTTTGATGCTGCGGCTGATGCTGAGGATGTTATTCATATATATGAGAATCTTAAAGAGGGTGAAAGTTCTGTCGGGAGGAAAATAATTGCGGAAATTCCTGTTCCCCGGCAAGTTGTTGAAGGCTCTGAGTATTTGTCACTTGCGGACTTCATTGCTCCGGAGGGATACACTTCCCGTGTTGGAATCTTTGTTTTGAAGGTCGAGGACCGCCGAGCAGAACAGCTTGATCATAAGAGTTTTGAGTACCTGCTGCGTTACAGCATTTGTGCGCGCCTTGCAGAGGCGCTTGCAGACTGGATGCAAGCGCAGGTAGATGGAAGTGCGCAGACGGCAAGTGACGTGCAAGCCGCCGCCGCAGTGCAGATTGCAAGTGATGCGCAAGCCGCAGCAGCAGTGCAGCGCCTTCACATAATCCGTCCCGCCTTTGGCTATCCGGTATGTCCTGATCACTCTCTTAAACGCATGGCATTTAACCTGTTGCGCGTGCAAGACCGCATGGACATAAAGCTCACGGAATCCAATGCCATCATACCAACCACCTCCATCTGCGGCATGCTCATTGCCCACCCTGATGCCCGTTTTTTTGATATATAA
- the metF gene encoding methylenetetrahydrofolate reductase [NAD(P)H] → MKVSEILTQKGRKPFASFEIVPPLKGSDISKLYASIEPLMEFEPPFMNFTSHRDEVEYRKNANGTFTQVTVTKRPSTLAIVSAVSRKFPQIEVVPHVICGGQTADQNESLLLDLHFLGFHNIMALRGDAPKGEKYFVPTPGGHAHSSELVAQIKNMNNGNYLDPNIKNAVSTDFCVGVGGYPEKHIEAPNLEADIQNLKRKVDAGADYVITQMFFDNKKYFSFVEKCRTVGIKVPIIPGIKPISTRKQIELLPHAFALDLPVELMTELKKCKDDAAVYECGIDWCVGQCKELLAAGAPAIHFYTMGKAENIKRVIKAVF, encoded by the coding sequence ATGAAAGTCTCTGAAATTCTTACACAAAAAGGGCGCAAGCCTTTTGCCTCATTTGAAATTGTCCCGCCTCTTAAAGGCAGCGATATCAGCAAGTTGTACGCATCTATTGAACCGCTCATGGAGTTTGAGCCGCCGTTCATGAATTTTACATCTCACAGAGATGAGGTGGAGTATCGCAAAAATGCAAATGGCACGTTCACGCAAGTTACAGTGACTAAGAGACCTAGCACGCTCGCGATAGTTTCTGCCGTGAGCCGCAAGTTCCCTCAGATAGAAGTTGTGCCCCATGTGATTTGCGGAGGACAGACTGCGGATCAGAATGAGAGTTTGCTTTTGGATTTACATTTCCTTGGTTTCCACAATATTATGGCATTACGCGGAGATGCTCCAAAAGGTGAGAAATACTTTGTTCCAACACCTGGAGGACATGCTCATAGTTCAGAACTTGTTGCGCAAATAAAAAATATGAATAACGGAAACTATTTGGACCCAAACATCAAAAATGCCGTAAGCACGGATTTTTGTGTCGGCGTTGGAGGGTATCCGGAAAAGCATATTGAAGCTCCTAATTTAGAGGCTGATATTCAGAATCTTAAGAGAAAGGTAGATGCGGGCGCAGATTACGTAATTACTCAGATGTTTTTTGACAACAAAAAATATTTCAGCTTTGTAGAAAAATGCAGAACTGTCGGGATAAAAGTACCAATCATCCCAGGTATAAAACCAATTTCCACCCGCAAGCAGATAGAACTTTTGCCTCACGCATTTGCTCTGGATTTGCCGGTGGAATTGATGACGGAACTTAAAAAATGCAAAGATGATGCAGCCGTATATGAATGTGGAATTGACTGGTGCGTAGGGCAATGCAAAGAGCTGCTTGCTGCCGGAGCTCCTGCCATTCATTTTTATACAATGGGCAAAGCGGAAAATATCAAGCGTGTGATAAAGGCTGTTTTTTAA
- a CDS encoding DUF308 domain-containing protein yields the protein MRNLIRAIFVLVLGFCLALWPTASSQYIVLVLGWCFIAAGVATIIYAFATRMFIHIVGMGYLTAVSAIIFLALGCWMLFMPQVFLSIIAFLFGAVLVVYGIAQIIHTYRFTKGSKNKALVYTLPVIALIIGVIFFFRSKDALKLLTMLFGFGLILFGVAEIILDVKYVKAKRVMKAAAAAEAAKIVAGQAGPASTASQESSANSQS from the coding sequence ATGAGAAATTTAATCAGAGCAATTTTTGTGTTGGTGCTGGGTTTTTGCCTGGCGTTGTGGCCGACAGCCTCTTCCCAGTATATTGTTTTAGTGCTTGGGTGGTGTTTTATTGCGGCCGGAGTTGCTACTATAATTTATGCTTTTGCAACAAGAATGTTTATTCACATTGTTGGAATGGGCTATCTTACAGCGGTTAGTGCTATTATTTTTCTTGCGCTTGGATGCTGGATGTTATTCATGCCTCAGGTTTTTCTTAGCATAATTGCCTTCTTGTTCGGAGCCGTTCTTGTTGTTTACGGTATTGCTCAAATAATTCATACTTACAGATTTACAAAGGGCAGCAAGAACAAGGCGCTGGTTTATACATTGCCTGTCATTGCTCTGATTATCGGTGTAATTTTCTTCTTCCGCTCAAAGGATGCATTGAAACTTCTTACAATGCTGTTTGGTTTTGGTTTGATTTTATTTGGCGTTGCGGAGATTATTCTGGATGTGAAATACGTTAAAGCAAAGAGAGTTATGAAGGCTGCCGCCGCTGCGGAGGCTGCTAAGATTGTTGCAGGCCAGGCAGGACCGGCAAGCACTGCAAGTCAAGAGAGCAGCGCAAATAGCCAGAGCTAG
- a CDS encoding C40 family peptidase, giving the protein MNQHIIKKSSSTLLIILLSCVMLHAQNDTLKMLTPQKAAIEIAPDDTVDVMLKYAETLLGSRYGRSKIGGKTFDCSGYAREVYYKVGYTLGASSRDQYKQGVKVKLDSLKRGDLVFWKGTRSRNIGHVGIVYEVLGNGAFRFIHATRPGRCVSIDNSTQPFYAKRFVGARRILY; this is encoded by the coding sequence ATGAATCAACATATTATAAAAAAGTCCTCAAGTACGTTGCTTATTATCCTTTTGTCATGCGTAATGCTGCATGCACAAAACGACACTTTAAAGATGCTTACCCCGCAAAAGGCTGCTATTGAGATTGCTCCGGATGATACTGTGGACGTGATGCTGAAATATGCGGAGACTTTGCTGGGCAGCAGATACGGCAGAAGCAAGATTGGCGGGAAGACTTTTGACTGCTCAGGATACGCAAGAGAGGTTTACTACAAAGTAGGATACACCCTAGGCGCCTCATCCAGAGACCAATACAAACAGGGAGTTAAAGTTAAGCTGGACAGTTTGAAAAGAGGAGACCTTGTTTTCTGGAAAGGGACCCGCAGCAGAAACATTGGACATGTGGGAATTGTATATGAAGTCTTGGGTAATGGCGCGTTTAGGTTCATACATGCAACAAGGCCGGGAAGATGTGTCTCAATTGACAATTCAACCCAGCCCTTTTATGCTAAACGTTTTGTCGGAGCCCGCAGGATTCTCTATTAA